The Chlorocebus sabaeus isolate Y175 chromosome 9, mChlSab1.0.hap1, whole genome shotgun sequence genome includes a window with the following:
- the LBX1 gene encoding transcription factor LBX1 translates to MTSKEDGKAAPGEERRRSPLDHLPPPANSNKPLTPFSIEDILNKPSVRRSYSLCGAAHLLAAADKHAPGGLPLAGRALLSQTSPLCALEELASKTFKGLEVSVLQAAEGRDGMTIFGQRQTPKKRRKSRTAFTNHQIYELEKRFLYQKYLSPADRDQIAQQLGLTNAQVITWFQNRRAKLKRDLEEMKADVESAKKLGPSGQMDIVALAELEQNSEATAGGGGGCGRAKSRPGSPVLSPGAPQAPGAGPLQLSPASPLTDQPASSQDCSEDEEDEEIDVDD, encoded by the exons ATGACTTCCAAGGAGGACGGCAAGGCGGCGCCGGGGGAGGAGCGGCGGCGCAGTCCGCTGGACCACCTGCCTCCGCCTGCCAACTCCAACAAGCCACTGACGCCATTCAGCATCGAGGACATCCTCAACAAGCCGTCTGTGCGGAGAAGTTACTCGCTGTGCGGGGCGGCGCACCTGCTGGCCGCCGCGGACAAGCACGCGCCGGGCGGCTTGCCCCTGGCGGGCCGAGCGCTGCTCTCGCAGACCTCGCCGCTGTGCGCGCTGGAGGAGCTCGCCAGCAAGACGTTTAAGGGGCTGGAGGTCAGCGTTCTGCAGGCAGCCGAAG GCCGCGACGGGATGACCATCTTTGGGCAGCGGCAGACCCCTAAGAAGCGGCGAAAGTCGCGCACGGCCTTCACCAACCACCAGATCTATGAATTGGAAAAGCGCTTTCTATACCAGAAGTACCTGTCCCCCGCCGATCGCGACCAAATCGCGCAGCAGCTGGGCCTCACCAATGCGCAAGTCATCACCTGGTTCCAGAATCGGCGCGCTAAGCTCAAGAGGGACCTGGAGGAGATGAAGGCCGACGTAGAGTCCGCCAAGAAACTGGGCCCCAGCGGGCAGATGGACATCGTGGCGCTGGCCGAACTCGAGCAGAACTCGGAGGCCACAGCCGGCGGTGGCGGCGGCTGCGGCAGGGCCAAGTCGAGGCCCGGCTCTCCGGTCCTCTCCCCAGGCGCCCCGCAGGCCCCGGGCGCTGGCCCCCTGCAGCTCTCGCCTGCCTCTCCGCTCACGGACCAGCCGGCCAGCAGCCAGGACTGCTCGGAGGACGAGGAAGACGAAGAGATCGACGTGGACGATTGA